ACCTCGATGTCACCGACGTTCGGCCGAAGCCGTTCGATCACCTCGGTGTCGCGCCCCGTACCGAGCCCGGGTCCCCAGAAGTCCGCGAGAATGCCTCTACGGGAGGGATGTTGATCCCCCGGCTGCATCGTGAACACCACAGGAATACCGAGTTCGTCGGCCCGGGACCGGATCGCGGCGATGTTGTCGATGACGGGGGTGATCAATTCGGGGGCGTCGACGTAGGCGTCGATGAAGTACTTCTGCATGTCGTGCACCAGCAGCGCCGCGCGGTTCGGATCCAATGTCCAGTCCACGACGTTGTGCGGAATTTCGCTACGGTTGGGCAACTCGTAGCTCGCAATCTTGGGTATTGCCATGATCGTCCCTCTCTTCGGTACATCTGTTCAGCGGTGCAGAGTCCAGGCGTTCCACAGGCGCGCATAGCGCCCACCTTGTTCGAGTAGCTGCTCGTGCGAGCCACTCTCGACAATGCACCCGTTGTCCATCAACAGAATTCGATCAGCGCGACGCGCCTGATCCAGTCGGTGCGCAATGACCACGGCCGAGCGCCCTTCGAGGGCAGCCGCGGCAGACCGCTCGAGCAACGACGCGCCGGCGCTCCCTGCGTCGGCAGTTGCCTCGTCCAGGATCGCCACCGCGGGGTCGACCAGAACCAGCCGAGCCAGCGCCAACTGCTGAGCTTGCACGGGGGTAAGCGCGTGCCCGGCGTCTCCCAGCCGAGTATCGAGACCATCGGGAAGCAGGTCGAACCACTCATCGGCCAGCACCGTACGCAACGCGGTCTTCATCGCTTCGTCGTCGGCATCGGGTGCGGCAAGGCCGAGGTCCTCGCGCAGGCTGCCGGTGAACACGTGTACCTCTTGAGTCACGAGCGTGATTCGTCGTGCGCGGGCCGTATCCGAGATCTCGTTCACATCTACTCCCGCAAAGTGCACGGATCCGGAAGTCGGCTGACGCACCCCTGCCAACACGGCCGCGAGCGTCGACTTTCCCGCACCGGAAGTACCGACGATGGCAACAGTTTCGCCCCGCTCGACGGCGAGGTCGACCGACTGCACGACCTGGCGTTGCGGTGTGTACCCGAAGCTGACACCTCGAGCGTGCAGAGCCCCTGCCGCCGGCAATTCGTCGTCGGCACCGTGCCGCACGGCCGATGGATGTCCCAGCGAGATCACTCCGACGATGCGTGCCAGTGAGGCAATCGCCGATTGAAGTTCGTCGATCACCGACAGAACGTTGTCGATCGGCTCGAAGAGCCTCAGAAACAACAACATTGCGGTTGTCGTGGCTCCGACCGTCACTGCCTCTGCACCGACCAAGTGGAAGCCGATGATCAGCAGAGCGGCCATGGCGACGAACTGTGCGGTGTTCAGGCGTCCGTAGAACCTGTTCTGGACGATGCGCGCACGCATGCTCCACCGCACCACCTCCCAGGAATGCGTGCCCACCCGTCGTGCCAGCGCCGGGGCCATGTCGAATTCGTGCACAGTGCGCAGACCTCGGACCGATCCCAGAACTTGGTGCGCACGAAGACCCATGGCGGCCCGCTCAGCGGCATAGATTCCCGGAGCGTTCTTCAGGTACCACCGCACCGCGAAAACATAGATCGGAACGACGACGACCACCGCGGCGAGGAAGCGCCAGTCCAGTGCGGTCAGTCCGACCGCCGTGAGTGCCACTGTGAACAGCGACGCAGAAAGTGCAGGCACAACGGCATCGATCGCAGACGAGACCTCGTCGACGTCGTCGGTCGCACGAGAAATGAGATCTCCGCTTCCTGCACGCTCGACCCGCTCCAGCGGGAGCCCGAGGCTGGTGGCGAACATCGACTCGCGCAATCGCGCGAGCGCCGTCTCGAACAGTCGCGCGGACAACGCCACTCCCAGAGCTGTGAATCCGGCGAACGACACGGCTGCACCCACCATCCCAGCCCCGAGGAGCCAGATCCGGTGCGCTCCACCGCCGTCGATGACGGTATCGACCATGCGTCCGAGTGCCCACGGCGGAACCAGTCCGAGGGCAGCGCCCGCAATCATCACCGCGACGACGACGAACATTCGCACGCCGGACCCTCTGAAGGATCGACGGACTTCGGCCAGCACTTGCGATACGCCCGCGACCGGTAGCGTAGATGGATTCGCCGACGGTGGGGTCACGGTGTCCAACGACGACATCACGAACTCACCTCGACATCCTGCTGTTGCTTCGACATGTCCTCCACCGACCGAGCGGATTCGAGGTGCATGACGGTGGATGCGACGGCCCGCAGGTTGGGCGACGACGAGATCACCACGGTGGTACGTCCGCGTCGCATCTCGACCATCCGCTGGGCGATCAGCGCCTCGGTGACCGAATCGACCGACGACGTCGGATCCTGCAACACGAGAATCGGCGGATCGGCGGCGAGCGCGCGGGCCAGGGATACTCGTTGCCGTTGCCCGCCCGAAAGCAACCGGCCTGCCTCACCCACGTCGGTATTCAAGCCGTCGGGCAGCGCGTCGACGAGGTCCTCGCAGACAGCCGCGAACAGTGCTCGATCGATGGAATCACCGGGCAGCATCGTCGAGCGCGAAATATTCTCCGCCACAGTTCCTTCGAACAGATCGCTTTCGTGTGGAACGACGAGCAGACGCGACTTCCGCTCGGTGGAGGACAATCGGTGTATCTCCGCTCCGCCGACTGTCACAGTGCCGCAATCCGGTTCGCCCGAACCAGCGAGAACCTCGGCCAATGCTCGTGCCGCTGCAGGCCCGGCCACGACTGCGACGAACTCACCTTCGGCTATCTCGACATCGGCAACGTCCCCGCCGCCGCACCGCACTCCCCTCAACGCCAAGTCCGCTCCGCGTGAGCAGCCGGTCGATGGGGAATCGCGGACCGCCGGTGGTGCCTGCAGAACGGTCGCGACTCGCTGAGCCGACGCCAACGCACCGGCCCAGACGACACCGAAGTTGGCGGCGAAGGCCTGTAGCGGGCCCATGACGAACTGGGTGACGGCCACGACAGTGATGAGCTGCCCTACCGTCATTGCCCCGCTCGATGCCATCAGGCCCGCCGCGACCGCAACCGCGGCGATGAACGAACCGGAGACCAAGTCCATGGATCCGAGGTATCCCGCACGGGCCACGCTGGCGCGCAACGTACCTTCGAGCGCGCGCCCGCTCGCTGCGCGATAGCGACCGGTAGCCTCGGGCTCTGCCCCGAGACCTTTGACCGTGCGGAACCCGCCGACGAGATCTGCTGCGGTTCCGGCCGCCTCACCGGCCAACTGCTGCTCGAGACCACTACGGCGGCGTAATGGCGCTCCAGCTCGATCCATCAGCCAGAGCATCAGTGGCGCGGCGATCGCGATGGCCAGTCCGAGCGGCCACGAGATGAACAACAGAATCAGTGCAGCGAAGAGCACCGCAGCGAATTCACCGAGCGGATAGATCCCGATTGCGACGGACGTGGCGAGTTGCCGCGCGTCCGATGTCGCTATGGAGAGCAACATTCCCGGTTGTCTTGCTGGTCCTGCCATTCCACGCGAGTCGAGAATTCTGTCGGTGACCCGGGTTCGAATATGGTGTTGGATGGCGTTCATGCCGAGGAATCCGATGCGTCCACCGAAGCGAAAAGTCATGGACATGAACGCAAAGTTCACCGCGAGCACCGCTACCCACAGCACCAGCTGCTGGGGGTCGCCGGTCCTGATGGCTCGGTCGACGGCCACTCCCATGATCACCGGGACCAACGCCGCGCACAGCTGATGCGAGATCAACAGTATGCCGGCAGGCACGGTGTACCTCTTGGCCCCGAACATCGTCCGCAATGTCAGCTGACGTGGGGTCGTGGTCTGGTCGATCTCGATGTCCCGCAACGCCAATGGCGTGGGCGGCGCGTCGAAGAAGATCGGTAATTTCACGATGTCAGCGCGCCAGGACCGAGTCGAGCAGCGCACGCGAGCCCAAGGAGTCCACCAGCTCGCCCGATCGCACGGCAATATTCGAGAGCAACGATGACGTGAGCCCGTGCGAATGTTCCGTTCCGCCCTGCAAGTAGATACCACCGGTAATGGACTCATCGGTCCGCAACCGATAATCACGTTCGACCTCCGGGGTGCCGTCGGGTGCGAACACACAGTCGTTGCCGAGCTCGCCGAGAATGCCGCGTAGATCGAGCGACCGAAAACCGGTGGCGTACACCACAGCATCGCAGTCGAGCCGCTCCACTCTGCCGGTGGGGCGATGCACGATCGCGACCTCCACACCGTTGTCGATCGGTTCGGGCATCGACACCTCGGATGCCCCGTGTACGAACAACCTGCGGTCGCCGGACACTCGCTCGCCGTACTCCCGGTTGTACAGATCTTCGATGAGCGGCAGATCGACCGCGGAGTAATTGGTACTGCGGTGGTAATTGATCAGCTGCTCCCGCAATTGCGGAGTGGCGGAATAGAAGTCGTCCACCGCTTCCGGGTCGAACACCCGATTGGCGTACGGACTGTCGTCTGCCGGGCTGTACCCGTACTTGCCGAAGACGCCGTGCACCTCGGCATCACGGTAGCGATCGTGCAGGTGTGCAACCACTTCGGCAGCACTCTGCCCGGCACCCACTACGACGAACCGACGGTGCTGCAGATCCGGCAATGCCTCGAGGTGATCGAGAATACGGTGGTTGTGGAACACTCGCGCGCTGGGTGCGACGCCGGCAGGCAGTGTGGGCGTCAAACCACCTGCGAGCACCACGTTGCGCGCACGCAACATGCTAGGGCGTCCGTCGTTGTCGGTTACCGAGACCTCGAAACAGCCACTTTTCCACGCAACCGAGGTGGCGGACGTCCCGTACGCGACGTCGGCATCGACTTTTGCTGCCGCCCAGGTCAGATAGTCGTGAAACTCGAGCCGGGAGGGAAAGAAAGTCTGCAGGTTGATGAAGTGTGTCAGTCGATCTCGCTGAGCCAGGTACTCCAGAAAGGTGTATTCGCTGCGGGTGTTTCGCTGCGTCGCCAGGTCCTTGAGGAAAGAGATCTGCATCGTCGCGCCGGGCAGGAGCATGCCCGGATGCCACCTGAACTCCAGTTGACGTTCCACGAACACCGAGGTCAATCGATCCTGCTGCGGTACCGCTCGGTTGCGTTCCTGCAGAGCGATAGCCAAACCCAGGTTCGACGGGCCGTAGCCGACGCCGAGAATGTCGACTGGTTCGGAGTGATCGATCGCCATGGGTGCTGTTGTCCTTGTCGGTTGGGGGCAGTTTAGCCTAACCTACATTGCGACTGCCGAGTGTAAACCCCTCAGGGAGTTTGCAGAAACAAGACCATGAGGTCTTCACCGATGAGACGAGGATGGAAATGAAGCCCCAGATCAGCACGGTGCGCGCCGACCGAACCGAGGATGCAACCGCTGCAGAGGGTTTCGTGCTTTCACGTCCCCACGGGACAGCTATCGGTCGCGGGATCGAGACTTGCTACGACGACCCGGTCGAGGCGGCGGGCGCACTCCGGACGGGGGCGGCGTCCGCCGTGGTCGGTGCACTGGCATTCCGCCGGGATTCTCCCTGCGCCCTTTCGGTTCCCACAACACTGACATTCGTCGATCCGACGACATCAGGGCCGCAGACCCCGTCAGGTCCTGCACTGCCGCGATTCACCGTCGGTGATCGAGGTGAGCGTGATCATCTCGATCGCGTCTGCACTGCCGTACGGGCACTGGCGGACCCCGCCGATTCGCTGCAGAAGGTGGTTCTCGCGCGAACACTGAGATTACGGGCAGACAATCGCATCGACCCCTCGGCCGTTCTGTCGGCACTCGTGGCGAACAACCGTAGTCGCAACGGCTTTCAGGTCGATCTCAGCCCTGCAGGCGGGCACTACGTAGGCCGTGCGCTCGTGGGTGCCAGTCCTGAGGTGTTGATCCGTCGCCGAGCCTCGACGGTCACCTGCCATCCGCTGGCCGGATCCGTTGCCCGCGACCCCGACGAGCGTCGAGACCGCGACGCGGGCCAGGCACTGCTCCAGTCGTCGAAGGACACTCGCGAACACGCGTTCGTCGTCGATGCACTCCGCGAATCGCTTGCGCCTCTGTGTCGCAGCCTCGACATTCCCGATGCCCCGACGTTGACTCGTACGCCGCAACTGTGGCATCTGGGAACGCCCATTCGAGGGGAGCTCCGACAACCCGACACCACAGCCCTGGAGCTGGCACTCGCGGTACACCCGACGCCGGCAGTGTGCGGTACACCCACCGACGCCGCCTATCGGACGATCGCAGAATTGGAGGGCGACCGAGGCTTCTACGCCGGGGCCGTCGGCTGGTGCAACTCCGATGGAGATGGTGAGTGGATGGTGGCGATCCGCTGTGCCGAAATCAGTTCCGATCGAAGAGTCTTGACCGCATACGCAGGTGGCGGGATCGTCGCCGAGTCCGACCCTTCGGCCGAACTGGCAGAAACGTCCACCAAGTTCGGTACCGTGCTCTGCGCATTGGGGGTGACACTGTGACAATCACTCTGGTAGTCGGTGCAGGCAAGGGAATCGGCCGCGCAACCGCCATCGCACTCGCTCACGCCGGGCGGCGGCTCGCGCTCGCAGACATCGACAACGAGGCCCTCACCGAAACGGCCGCCCTCCTCCGCGGCGCAGCGAGCATTCATGTCGTGGATGTGCGCGATCCCGACGCAGTCACGGCGATGGTGACAGAGATCGAGTCCACGCTCGGTCCGATCAGCGGCTTGGCCCATGTCGCAGGCATCCTGTCCACCGGCTCCGTTCTCGACTCCAGTCTCCACGACTGGCGAAAGATATTCGATGTCAATGTGTTCGGGCTACTCAACGTCGTACAGGCGGTATGCAAGCCGATGCGCGAACGCCGTA
The nucleotide sequence above comes from Rhodococcoides fascians A25f. Encoded proteins:
- a CDS encoding isochorismatase family protein, which gives rise to MAIPKIASYELPNRSEIPHNVVDWTLDPNRAALLVHDMQKYFIDAYVDAPELITPVIDNIAAIRSRADELGIPVVFTMQPGDQHPSRRGILADFWGPGLGTGRDTEVIERLRPNVGDIEVTKWRYSAFQRTDLRELLAHHGRDQLIVTGVYAHMGCLLSAAEAFMSDVSPFFVLDATADFSRDEHLMAATYAAKRCGTVVTTDEVASSLRRSSAAVGVSS
- a CDS encoding ABC transporter ATP-binding protein encodes the protein MFVVVAVMIAGAALGLVPPWALGRMVDTVIDGGGAHRIWLLGAGMVGAAVSFAGFTALGVALSARLFETALARLRESMFATSLGLPLERVERAGSGDLISRATDDVDEVSSAIDAVVPALSASLFTVALTAVGLTALDWRFLAAVVVVVPIYVFAVRWYLKNAPGIYAAERAAMGLRAHQVLGSVRGLRTVHEFDMAPALARRVGTHSWEVVRWSMRARIVQNRFYGRLNTAQFVAMAALLIIGFHLVGAEAVTVGATTTAMLLFLRLFEPIDNVLSVIDELQSAIASLARIVGVISLGHPSAVRHGADDELPAAGALHARGVSFGYTPQRQVVQSVDLAVERGETVAIVGTSGAGKSTLAAVLAGVRQPTSGSVHFAGVDVNEISDTARARRITLVTQEVHVFTGSLREDLGLAAPDADDEAMKTALRTVLADEWFDLLPDGLDTRLGDAGHALTPVQAQQLALARLVLVDPAVAILDEATADAGSAGASLLERSAAAALEGRSAVVIAHRLDQARRADRILLMDNGCIVESGSHEQLLEQGGRYARLWNAWTLHR
- a CDS encoding ABC transporter ATP-binding protein, coding for MKLPIFFDAPPTPLALRDIEIDQTTTPRQLTLRTMFGAKRYTVPAGILLISHQLCAALVPVIMGVAVDRAIRTGDPQQLVLWVAVLAVNFAFMSMTFRFGGRIGFLGMNAIQHHIRTRVTDRILDSRGMAGPARQPGMLLSIATSDARQLATSVAIGIYPLGEFAAVLFAALILLFISWPLGLAIAIAAPLMLWLMDRAGAPLRRRSGLEQQLAGEAAGTAADLVGGFRTVKGLGAEPEATGRYRAASGRALEGTLRASVARAGYLGSMDLVSGSFIAAVAVAAGLMASSGAMTVGQLITVVAVTQFVMGPLQAFAANFGVVWAGALASAQRVATVLQAPPAVRDSPSTGCSRGADLALRGVRCGGGDVADVEIAEGEFVAVVAGPAAARALAEVLAGSGEPDCGTVTVGGAEIHRLSSTERKSRLLVVPHESDLFEGTVAENISRSTMLPGDSIDRALFAAVCEDLVDALPDGLNTDVGEAGRLLSGGQRQRVSLARALAADPPILVLQDPTSSVDSVTEALIAQRMVEMRRGRTTVVISSSPNLRAVASTVMHLESARSVEDMSKQQQDVEVSS
- a CDS encoding lysine N(6)-hydroxylase/L-ornithine N(5)-oxygenase family protein — its product is MAIDHSEPVDILGVGYGPSNLGLAIALQERNRAVPQQDRLTSVFVERQLEFRWHPGMLLPGATMQISFLKDLATQRNTRSEYTFLEYLAQRDRLTHFINLQTFFPSRLEFHDYLTWAAAKVDADVAYGTSATSVAWKSGCFEVSVTDNDGRPSMLRARNVVLAGGLTPTLPAGVAPSARVFHNHRILDHLEALPDLQHRRFVVVGAGQSAAEVVAHLHDRYRDAEVHGVFGKYGYSPADDSPYANRVFDPEAVDDFYSATPQLREQLINYHRSTNYSAVDLPLIEDLYNREYGERVSGDRRLFVHGASEVSMPEPIDNGVEVAIVHRPTGRVERLDCDAVVYATGFRSLDLRGILGELGNDCVFAPDGTPEVERDYRLRTDESITGGIYLQGGTEHSHGLTSSLLSNIAVRSGELVDSLGSRALLDSVLAR
- a CDS encoding isochorismate synthase, with protein sequence MKPQISTVRADRTEDATAAEGFVLSRPHGTAIGRGIETCYDDPVEAAGALRTGAASAVVGALAFRRDSPCALSVPTTLTFVDPTTSGPQTPSGPALPRFTVGDRGERDHLDRVCTAVRALADPADSLQKVVLARTLRLRADNRIDPSAVLSALVANNRSRNGFQVDLSPAGGHYVGRALVGASPEVLIRRRASTVTCHPLAGSVARDPDERRDRDAGQALLQSSKDTREHAFVVDALRESLAPLCRSLDIPDAPTLTRTPQLWHLGTPIRGELRQPDTTALELALAVHPTPAVCGTPTDAAYRTIAELEGDRGFYAGAVGWCNSDGDGEWMVAIRCAEISSDRRVLTAYAGGGIVAESDPSAELAETSTKFGTVLCALGVTL